A stretch of DNA from Bacillota bacterium:
CCTTGCCGATTTGGGTTATTTCCCCCAAAGCGGCGCCGATCTGCAGCACGGTGCCAACCGGCAGGTGCATCAGGCCCAGTCCGCGGGTGGTGATGTTTTCCGCAAAATCACCCGGTCCGACATCTAGACCTTTCGCCCGCATCTTTTCTATGCTTTCAAGAGCGAGAAGGCTCACCTGGCGATGCCAGGTACCGGTGTGGGCGTCACCCTCCAGGCCGTGGCCGGTTATAAGCAAGCCCCTGCCGATGTTTTTCTTGCGCTCGCCCTTATGCTCACTGCGGCAAACCGCTACAACCTGTCCCTTCTTGTCGGCTTCAGCGCCCCAAGCTCCCAAAGTCTTTTTCACCTCCCACGGTGGTGTGTCCTGTATCGGTCGATCATGACGGTCGCGAGCAGAGCCATGTTCTTTTAACATAACCGCGGACCGGGTTTCTGTCAACTAGGTCACATTAACCGCAACGACACAGGGCACACGGAGGGGATAAAAAGTTACGGTCACGAGTCACAAGTCACAGGTTAAGTCCCCGGTCCTCAGTCCTGAGTCCTGAGTCAAACGGCGGTCCGGAATCCAAAATTCTATATTCGACTGCTGGCTACTGACTACTATGCTCTTTTGAAGCCTTGGCGTTTTGGCAGTTAAAAATGGCTTACAAACGGCTTACGGCGGGGCGCAGAGCCCTGGCGGCGTTGAGAACGGCCAGCAGCGCGACCCCCACGTCGGCAAAGACCGCTCCCCAGATGGTGGCGATTCCGGCGGCGCCGAGGATCAGGAAAAAAGACTTGGTTCCCAGGGTGAGGGCGATGTTCTGGACGACAATCCTTTTGGTCCCGCGGGCGATCTCAATGGCCGCGACCAGTTTGCCGGGGCGGTCGTCAGTGATTACGATGTCCGCGGCTTCGATGGCGGCGTCGGAGCCGAGACCGCCCATGGCCGCGCCTACGGCAGCCCGGGCAATAACAGGGGCGTCGTTGATGCCGTCACCGACAAACAACAACTTTTCCCGTCGCTGGTCTTTAAGGGCGGCCTGAAGTTCTTCGAGTTTTTCCACCTTGTCTTCCGGCAAAAGCCGGGCGAAACAAGTGTCAACCCCTAGGGCGGCGGCCACTCGACGCGCGGAGGTGGCGTCGTCGCCGGTCAGCATCACCGTTTTCTTTATCCCCAATCTTTTTAACGCGGCGATGGTTTCCGCAGCGTCCTCCTTGACTTCGTCGGAAATAACTATATGCCCGGCCAATGCGCCGTCCACCGCCACGTAGACCACGGTTCCCGGAATATCGCAATCATCGTGAGGAATGTTTTCACGGTGCAGCATAAGGTCGTTTCCGGCAAGGACCGCGCGGCCGTCCACCCGGGCTTTAACCCCGAAGCCTGCGATTTCCTGGAAATCCTCAGGCGCGTTTACCGCTGTCTTTCGCCCGTAAGCTTCGATAATCGACCTGGCGATGGGGTGGTTGGAGCCGGATTCTACCGCGGCGGCCAGCCTCAAAACCTCATTTTGGCGGTGACCGTTTTGGGGGGTCACCGCTGAGACCCGGAACACACCTCTGGTCAGGGTGCCGGTCTTGTCGAAGACCACGGTGTGCAGGCGGGTAAGGGCCTCCAGGAAGTTGCCCCCCTTGATCAGGATGCCGTTGCGGGAGGCGCCGCCGAGCCCGCCGAAATAGCTCAGCGGGATGGAAACCACCAGCGCGCAGGGGCAGGAGATGACAAGCAGCACCAGGGCGCGGTAAATCCAGTCCGAAAAGGAGGCCCCCGGCAGCAGCAGCGGCGGAACGACGGCGATCGTCAGCGCTCCCAGGACCATCGCCGGTGAGTAATACCGTGCGAAAGTGGTGATGAACTGTTCCGTGGGCGCCTTTCTGGACGCCGCGTTTTTAACGAGGTCGAGGATTTTAGCGATTGAGGATTCACCGGCGGTCCTGGTAACCCTGATTTCCAGGAGACCCGGTCCGTTAACCGTACCGGCAAGGACGTCCCCGCCCGCTTCCACTTTCCGGGGCACGGGTTC
This window harbors:
- a CDS encoding MOSC domain-containing protein codes for the protein MGAWGAEADKKGQVVAVCRSEHKGERKKNIGRGLLITGHGLEGDAHTGTWHRQVSLLALESIEKMRAKGLDVGPGDFAENITTRGLGLMHLPVGTVLQIGAALGEITQIGKECHSACAIRRQAGDCVMPREGIFVKVLETGPVQVGDTVEVVTKGR
- a CDS encoding heavy metal translocating P-type ATPase; translation: MALADIKQMNKTIPEIKDTCNGCCPRCAPGQKNVPEENRGRLPAIVTAGLLFAAGVVFGAVLRGNGYAWAEYLILLTAYLLVGGRIILEAFKGLLRARVFDENFLMTTATVCAIVIHQVPEAVAVMLFYSIGEYLQELAAGRSRRSITALLEIRPDIANLKAGGETLRVRPEEVQVGQSIIVRPGERVPLDGEVVGGSSFVDTSALTGEPVPRKVEAGGDVLAGTVNGPGLLEIRVTRTAGESSIAKILDLVKNAASRKAPTEQFITTFARYYSPAMVLGALTIAVVPPLLLPGASFSDWIYRALVLLVISCPCALVVSIPLSYFGGLGGASRNGILIKGGNFLEALTRLHTVVFDKTGTLTRGVFRVSAVTPQNGHRQNEVLRLAAAVESGSNHPIARSIIEAYGRKTAVNAPEDFQEIAGFGVKARVDGRAVLAGNDLMLHRENIPHDDCDIPGTVVYVAVDGALAGHIVISDEVKEDAAETIAALKRLGIKKTVMLTGDDATSARRVAAALGVDTCFARLLPEDKVEKLEELQAALKDQRREKLLFVGDGINDAPVIARAAVGAAMGGLGSDAAIEAADIVITDDRPGKLVAAIEIARGTKRIVVQNIALTLGTKSFFLILGAAGIATIWGAVFADVGVALLAVLNAARALRPAVSRL